A single window of Nicotiana tomentosiformis chromosome 1, ASM39032v3, whole genome shotgun sequence DNA harbors:
- the LOC138891587 gene encoding uncharacterized protein — translation MSVISLHKILETNKLVGPNFNDLYGNLKIVLMHEKLIDVIDKPAKIIPPENDVQGTKKKHQNINPIAIIEYLKKMVDAQLDIENSPVRPFVNHVIVLTEEHEKLGYKLGKEISNDLILRSVYDPECFHCKKKGHWKRNGKEYLATLKDKKQGFKISRRLKKREVNLQVGSGAKVAAIAVGSISLIIPSGKVLMLDDCYVRKCVSNIISTSMLDKRGFRINIGNGICSIYYNDDLYVNGYLQHDVYVLTNENANLIMHVSSLKKKRDDQVNHTYLWHCRLGHIGEKRINKLYKEGYLDKYDFESYPTCESCLKGKMTKSPFTGSGERACELLGLIYTDVFGPMKI, via the exons atgtCTGTTATATCACTACATAAAATACTTGAGACCAACAAGTTGGTAGGACCAAACTTTAATGACTTGTATGGAAATTTGAAAATTGTTCTCATGCATGAAAAGCTCATTGATGTGATCGATAAGCCTGCAAAGATAATCCCACCAGAGAATGATGTTCAAGGCACCAAG AAGAAACATCAGAATATAAATCCAATTGCAatcattgaatatcttaagaagatGGTTGATGCACAATTGGACATTGAAAACTCTCCAGTTAGGCCCTTTGTAAATCATGTGATTGTTCTTACCGAAGAACATGAGAAGTTGGGGTACAAGCTTGGTAAAGAGATTTCTAACGATTTGATCTTGCGGTCAGTATATGATCCTGAGTGTTTTCACTGTAAGAAGAAAGGGCATTGGAAGAGAAACGGCAAGGAGTATCTTGCAACTCTAAAGGACAAGAAACAAG GGTTCAAGATAAGTAGGAGACTAAAGAAAAGAGAAGTTAATCTACAAGTTGGAAGTGGTGCAAAAGTTGCAGCCATAGCTGTAggatcaatttctttaataataccTTCGGGCAAAGTACTTATGCTAGATGATTGTTATGTTCGTAAATGTGTTTCGAACATAATTTCAACTTCTATGTTGGACAAGCGTGGATTTCGCATTAACATAGGCAATGGTATTTGCTCTATTTATTATAATGATGATTTATATGTGAATGGCTATCTCCAACATGATGTTTATGTCTTAACTAATGAGAATGCTAATTTGATTATGCATGTTTCAAGTCTTAAGAAGAAAAGAGATGATCAAGTAAATCACACATACCTTTGGCATTGTAGGCTTGGTCATATTGGAgagaaaagaattaacaagttgtacaaggaagggtaccttgataagtatgattttgaatcatatccaacttgtgaatcttgcctcaaaggaaaaatgaccaaatctccatttactgGAAGTGGAGAAAGAGCTTGTGAATTATTGGGACTAATTTATACAGATGTTTTTGGGCCCATGAAAATTTAA